The following proteins are co-located in the Dromiciops gliroides isolate mDroGli1 chromosome 2, mDroGli1.pri, whole genome shotgun sequence genome:
- the HAND1 gene encoding heart- and neural crest derivatives-expressed protein 1 encodes MNLVGGYPHPHPHHHPPHPHPMLHEPFLFAPASRCHQERPYFQSWVLSPGDVAPDFPGRRPPPAAYSPDAAGTAGPAQSPGRLEALGGRLGRRKGAGPKKERRRTESINSAFAELRECIPNVPADTKLSKIKTLRLATSYIAYLMDVLAKDAQAGDPEGFKAELKKVDSGRESKRKREPSSEGYPHPLGPGEKKIKGRTGWPQQVWALELNQ; translated from the exons ATGAACCTAGTGGGCGGCTACCCCCATCCACACCCTCACCATCATCCCCCTCACCCTCATCCCATGCTGCACGAACCCTTTCTCTTTGCTCCAGCCTCACGGTGTCATCAGGAACGGCCTTATTTCCAGAGCTGGGTACTGAGCCCCGGAGACGTGGCCCCAGATTTTCCTGGGAGGCGACCGCCGCCCGCTGCCTACAGCCCGGATGCGGCCGGGACCGCGGGGCCAGCGCAGAGCCCTGGCAGGCTGGAGGCGCTGGGTGGCCGCTTGGGCAGGCGGAAAGGCGCGGGGCCCAAGAAGGAACGGCGGCGCACGGAGAGCATCAATAGCGCCTTCGCGGAACTGCGCGAGTGCATCCCCAACGTGCCAGCAGACACCAAACTCTCCAAGATCAAGACCCTCCGCCTGGCCACCAGCTACATCGCTTACCTCATGGACGTGCTGGCCAAGGACGCTCAGGCCGGGGACCCCGAGGGCTTCAAGGCGGAGCTCAAGAAGGTGGACAGCGGCCGTGAGAGCAAGCGTAAGAGGGAGCCG TCCAGCGAAGGGTATCCTCACCCCCTTGGACCCGGAGAGAAAAAGATTAAAGGGCGGACAGGCTGGCCACAGCAAGTCTGGGCTTTAGAGCTCAACCAGTGA